AGCCAATGCATGGCTTCATATTTCTCAAGTCTAACGTTATAAATACAATCCATCAAAAAAAGGATAAACAATATTTCAACCTTACTATAAAAAACTAAATATTGAAGAAAAGCAACCATCACTTCAATTAGTTAAAGATATACAAAAAAAGCACCTTGAAAGTTTTAGTTTTAATAATATTTCAGTATTGCTCAAGCAACCAATATCATTAGAGATAGAAGATATTATAAATAAAATTGTCATCAATAACTTTGGTGGATATTGTTTTGAGCACAATAAATTGATTCACGATGTACTCCAATCATTAGGATTTAATGTGCGTATTTTAGTAGCAAGAGTAGTTAACAATCAAGATATAGACACACCAAGAACTCATCGTATTACATTGTTGGAACAAGATGGTGATAAATATATTGTTGATGTCGGTTTTGGTGCAATGTGTCCTAAAACACCTATTAAAATAGATATATTAAACGATTCTAATCAAGGATATAGAATCATCAAAAATAATGGCAATGAATTTCAGCTAGAGCTATCAACCCAAAAAGGATACTTTACTTTGTATAAGTTCAATTTAGAAAACTATACGCAAGCAGACTGTATCATGGGAAATTTTTATTCTTCAAATCATCCAAATGCAGTCTTTGTAAATAATTTTGTAATCGCCTTAAAACTTGAAGATATAACACTTTCATTGAGAAATAATAGTTATCACAAAATAAGTGAAAATCATACTGAAATCATAAATGTAACTAATCCTATGCAATTGTATTCAATAATCAATGATGATTTTAGTATATCAATCACAGAGGAACAAAGTAGTAAATTATTTGGAATAACAAAGAAGTTATTAGAAAATTTATAACAAAACATAGGAGCTAATAAGTTACCTGCGGCAACTTATTAGCTCTATTAAACCGTTAGTCTCCAAACATAAATATATTAAAAGGGTGTCCATGAAAAAACAAGATATTGAGAGTATAGAAGAATTATTAAAAACTTATCTTGAAAATGATATATCAGCTGAAGAAATAGTAAGAAATATAAATTTTAAAATTTTATATGAAGATCCTATATTAAAAGGTGAATTAACAACACCATATATAGAAATGCTTTCTGAATATCAAGAGAGTGTTTTTTACGCTTATTTAGCTATTACAGGTAGAGAAGAAAACTTAGTTTTTTTAACCGATGAAGAGAAAGCAGCATTAAGCCTAAAATTTAAAATTGATGATGGAAGTGATATTATCCAAACAGCTTTTGAAAAGGTTGACATCTTTAATAATTTATTAAAAGAAGGAGTACAAAAGATGAATGGCACACAAGTAGTACTAGTAGCTCTTATCATCGCTGGTTATCTTTCAGTCGATAAACTAGCTGACACATTTGAGAAAATTGAAACAAAAAAAATTGAAGTAACAGTACCTATAGCAAATATAGAAAGAGAAAAAGAACTTTATAGTACTTTCAAAGATATGCAAAAAAATCTACTTAATAAT
The sequence above is drawn from the Candidatus Sulfurimonas baltica genome and encodes:
- a CDS encoding arylamine N-acetyltransferase family protein; amino-acid sequence: MEEKQPSLQLVKDIQKKHLESFSFNNISVLLKQPISLEIEDIINKIVINNFGGYCFEHNKLIHDVLQSLGFNVRILVARVVNNQDIDTPRTHRITLLEQDGDKYIVDVGFGAMCPKTPIKIDILNDSNQGYRIIKNNGNEFQLELSTQKGYFTLYKFNLENYTQADCIMGNFYSSNHPNAVFVNNFVIALKLEDITLSLRNNSYHKISENHTEIINVTNPMQLYSIINDDFSISITEEQSSKLFGITKKLLENL